A single Blastopirellula retiformator DNA region contains:
- a CDS encoding membrane or secreted protein produces the protein MLTFRPKTIALLTILAVSQCAGCWHLKQTPLFDPGTMQQQQQRAMAYDPYTNNDLGPEVLGGRPRDFDRPSAEAVQNDPANFGANAAFLP, from the coding sequence ATGCTGACTTTCCGACCGAAAACGATCGCCCTGCTGACCATCCTGGCGGTTTCGCAGTGCGCCGGTTGTTGGCATCTGAAGCAGACCCCGTTGTTTGATCCTGGCACCATGCAGCAACAACAACAGCGGGCGATGGCGTACGATCCCTATACCAACAATGACCTCGGTCCCGAGGTCCTGGGGGGGCGTCCTCGCGATTTTGATCGTCCGTCCGCCGAGGCGGTGCAGAACGACCCGGCCAATTTTGGCGCCAACGCGGCGTTTCTGCCGTAG
- a CDS encoding dihydroorotate dehydrogenase electron transfer subunit codes for MNDNCNPLHAPYYADQATQLTAEVVENVQLARDTFRVRFACPELAARITPGQFVMLRLADMQDPLLGRPLAMYDVYRDDSSAAVGIDVVYLVHGKMTSKLSTFKPGQRLEAWGALGNGFPAEEVEHLIMVAGGIGQTPFVALGKEYLGRQAYGDPARQGAAAGKVTMCYGARSAEYLAGVDDFRACGIDVKISTDDGSAGHHGLVTDLLSETLDQSTAGVQIACCGPERMMESVSKIAAERNVPCWVSLETPMACGIGICFTCVAKVRQDDGSWDYKRTCVEGPIFSAEKIEW; via the coding sequence GTGAACGACAACTGCAACCCGCTCCACGCTCCGTACTACGCCGACCAGGCGACGCAATTGACGGCTGAAGTCGTCGAGAACGTCCAATTGGCCCGCGATACGTTTCGCGTTCGTTTCGCCTGTCCCGAGTTGGCGGCCCGCATCACGCCGGGGCAGTTCGTCATGCTCCGTCTTGCTGACATGCAAGATCCGCTGCTCGGCCGCCCGCTGGCAATGTACGACGTCTATCGCGACGACAGCAGCGCTGCGGTCGGGATCGACGTCGTCTACCTGGTGCATGGCAAGATGACCAGCAAGCTCTCGACCTTCAAGCCGGGCCAACGGCTGGAAGCTTGGGGGGCGCTTGGGAATGGTTTCCCTGCCGAAGAGGTCGAGCACCTGATCATGGTAGCCGGCGGCATCGGCCAAACGCCGTTTGTCGCGCTCGGCAAAGAGTATCTTGGCCGCCAGGCGTACGGCGATCCGGCGCGACAAGGCGCCGCCGCCGGCAAAGTGACGATGTGCTACGGCGCACGTTCGGCCGAATACCTGGCCGGCGTCGATGACTTTCGCGCCTGCGGCATCGACGTCAAAATCAGCACCGACGACGGATCGGCCGGGCATCATGGCTTGGTTACCGACCTGCTCAGCGAGACGCTCGACCAGTCGACCGCCGGCGTGCAGATCGCCTGCTGTGGACCCGAACGCATGATGGAATCGGTCAGCAAGATCGCCGCCGAGCGCAACGTGCCGTGCTGGGTCTCGCTCGAGACGCCGATGGCTTGCGGCATTGGCATCTGCTTCACCTGCGTCGCCAAGGTTCGCCAGGACGACGGCAGTTGGGACTACAAACGGACCTGCGTCGAAGGCCCGATCTTCTCGGCTGAGAAAATCGAGTGGTAA
- a CDS encoding pseudouridine synthase encodes MTPKPTESDNPAPGRLQRLHKVLAFAGIDSRRKCEEMIQEGRVEVDGEFVTELGMKVDPDRQEILVDGQKLKFGKRIYYMLNKPPGVLSTNFDPEGRTRVIDMVPQDVRLFTIGRLDRASEGLIVVTNDGELANRLAHPRYEIEKTYRVEVAGHPEQSALSVVRRGVYFAEGFVKPVSLVIKRKNKQSTSLEIILDEGKNREIRRLMAKIGHKVLRLKRIAMGPLRLGEMPDGAFRELKAAEVKALRDAAFGGPGSKPKKKQTPRPPRDEQGSRGEQRPRDERRKPSTTGKPKRKQSGPAAKEERPRKYGKTIGGDSGPSSYGKSSAPQKRRGADKSDRRPAKGRGFSEAFGADDDDDDEGRPISELGWFSGGDERPAKKKAAPKRAGDPPKKKFSKKGTGFKGGAKKGGPKKGAPKKKKTSYGQSSPEEGTKGGRKAKRGGVRTKFVKNPDAKKRTTSNKPKKKKTKRRK; translated from the coding sequence ATGACCCCAAAACCGACTGAATCTGACAATCCGGCCCCCGGCCGCCTGCAGCGCCTGCACAAGGTGTTGGCGTTTGCCGGCATCGATAGCCGTCGGAAATGCGAGGAAATGATCCAGGAAGGGCGGGTCGAAGTCGATGGCGAGTTTGTGACCGAACTCGGCATGAAGGTCGATCCGGACCGGCAAGAAATCTTGGTCGACGGCCAAAAGCTGAAGTTCGGCAAGCGAATCTACTACATGCTGAATAAGCCGCCGGGCGTGCTGAGCACCAATTTTGATCCCGAGGGTCGAACCCGCGTGATCGACATGGTGCCGCAAGACGTCCGGCTGTTCACGATCGGGCGGCTCGACCGCGCCAGCGAAGGGCTGATCGTCGTCACCAATGACGGCGAACTGGCGAACCGCCTGGCCCATCCCCGCTATGAAATCGAAAAGACCTACCGGGTCGAAGTGGCCGGCCATCCCGAGCAATCGGCGTTGTCGGTGGTCCGCCGCGGCGTCTACTTTGCCGAAGGTTTCGTCAAACCGGTCAGCCTGGTCATCAAGCGGAAGAACAAACAAAGCACGTCGCTGGAGATCATCCTCGACGAAGGGAAAAATCGCGAAATTCGCCGCTTGATGGCCAAGATCGGCCACAAAGTGCTGCGGCTGAAGCGGATCGCGATGGGGCCGCTGCGATTGGGCGAAATGCCCGATGGCGCCTTCCGCGAACTGAAGGCCGCCGAGGTGAAGGCGCTTCGCGACGCCGCTTTTGGCGGGCCCGGCAGTAAGCCGAAGAAGAAGCAAACGCCCCGTCCGCCGCGTGACGAACAGGGATCCCGCGGCGAACAGCGGCCGCGCGACGAGAGGCGAAAACCGTCGACTACCGGCAAGCCGAAACGAAAGCAGAGCGGTCCCGCCGCCAAAGAGGAGCGTCCCCGCAAGTACGGCAAGACGATTGGCGGCGACAGCGGACCCTCGTCGTACGGCAAGTCGTCAGCGCCGCAGAAGCGACGTGGCGCGGACAAATCAGACCGCCGACCGGCGAAGGGACGTGGTTTCTCCGAAGCGTTCGGCGCAGATGATGACGACGATGACGAAGGCCGTCCGATCTCGGAACTTGGCTGGTTCTCCGGCGGAGACGAACGTCCGGCGAAGAAGAAGGCCGCGCCAAAACGAGCCGGCGATCCGCCGAAGAAGAAGTTCTCGAAAAAGGGAACTGGTTTCAAAGGTGGTGCGAAAAAGGGGGGACCCAAGAAAGGGGCGCCCAAAAAGAAGAAGACGAGCTACGGCCAATCTTCGCCCGAAGAAGGAACGAAGGGAGGTCGCAAGGCGAAACGCGGAGGCGTCCGGACCAAGTTCGTGAAGAACCCCGACGCGAAGAAGCGTACGACATCGAATAAGCCCAAGAAAAAGAAGACGAAGCGCCGCAAGTGA
- a CDS encoding type I phosphomannose isomerase catalytic subunit, translating to MTLDYPLRFMPKFRQYVWGGRRLGTQLGKSIDAEGVFAESWEVVDHGEDQSVVAHGLLQGKTMAELVSLYGDQLFGRHPVAPQFPLLFKFLDANHDLSIQVHPDDKQGALLDPPDLGKTEAWVIMDAEPGARMYVGLKEWVDRDALARATAENRVVELMHTIEPQPGDCVFIPAQTVHALGKGLLVAEIQQSSNTTYRLFDWNRTDAAGNSRPLHIEQSLATIDFAKGPVPLQTPQAVAEGVERLVECDKFVLDRMRLGQSRQIGGDERFHIVSVLEGMVTVDHPAHPLQLNKGETFLLPAASVAVTLAPSGPATLLDMYLP from the coding sequence ATGACGCTCGACTACCCGCTCCGGTTTATGCCGAAGTTCCGCCAATATGTCTGGGGCGGTCGGCGATTGGGAACCCAATTGGGCAAATCGATCGATGCTGAGGGGGTTTTCGCCGAAAGTTGGGAAGTCGTCGACCATGGCGAAGATCAAAGCGTCGTCGCCCACGGCCTGCTGCAAGGAAAAACTATGGCGGAGTTGGTTAGTTTATACGGCGACCAACTCTTCGGCCGGCACCCGGTCGCGCCGCAGTTTCCGCTATTATTCAAATTCCTGGACGCCAATCACGACCTTTCGATCCAGGTCCATCCGGATGACAAGCAAGGCGCGTTGCTCGATCCGCCCGATCTGGGCAAAACCGAGGCCTGGGTCATCATGGACGCCGAGCCTGGCGCCCGGATGTACGTCGGCCTGAAGGAATGGGTCGATCGCGACGCGCTCGCGCGGGCGACCGCCGAGAACCGCGTTGTCGAGCTTATGCACACCATCGAGCCGCAACCGGGCGACTGCGTCTTCATTCCGGCCCAGACGGTCCACGCGCTAGGTAAAGGTTTGTTGGTCGCCGAAATCCAGCAGTCGAGCAACACCACCTACCGGCTGTTCGACTGGAACCGGACCGACGCCGCCGGCAACTCTCGCCCGCTGCATATCGAGCAATCGCTGGCGACGATCGATTTCGCCAAGGGACCAGTTCCGCTGCAGACGCCCCAAGCAGTTGCCGAAGGGGTCGAGCGGTTGGTGGAGTGCGACAAGTTCGTGCTCGATCGAATGCGTCTGGGTCAGTCGCGTCAAATTGGCGGGGACGAGCGGTTTCATATCGTTTCGGTCCTGGAAGGGATGGTTACGGTCGATCACCCGGCACATCCGCTGCAGCTGAACAAGGGAGAAACGTTCCTACTGCCGGCAGCCAGCGTGGCGGTGACGTTGGCCCCAAGTGGACCGGCGACGCTGCTGGACATGTACCTGCCGTAA
- the tatC gene encoding twin-arginine translocase subunit TatC, whose protein sequence is MAKKINDDLFEGSAMTFGEHLEELRSALFKSILWLACGLAIGLLVADQAMDAIQKPVKEALLQYNQKRTLLRLTERLKAENGGKELTETDKERLEKIAADNTWSPEIIYIEPTEVRRIADLKSQPVDPAPEKPADETPAEGETTPEETPGNEHAVPSSVEPKTTADALEEMAIVPTTQPVPMITWKPVETSLTALKVEEVFMIWLKAGLVCGAIIASPGIFWHIWSFIAAGLYSHEKKYVWIYLPFSLGLFFGGAALAYFYVFAPVLDFLFSFNLSLGIDPDPRISEWMSFALLLPLGFGISFQLPLVMLLLNRIGLVEVRAYTEHWRIALLVICVLSALLTPADPLSMLLLAVPLSLLYFGGIGLCLWMPGRKAPMAPIR, encoded by the coding sequence ATGGCGAAGAAGATCAATGATGACCTGTTCGAAGGGTCGGCGATGACTTTCGGGGAACACCTCGAAGAACTCCGCTCCGCCTTGTTCAAATCGATTCTCTGGCTCGCTTGCGGCCTGGCGATTGGCCTGTTGGTCGCCGATCAGGCGATGGACGCGATCCAGAAACCGGTCAAAGAGGCGCTGCTCCAATACAACCAGAAACGGACCCTCCTGCGGCTGACCGAACGCCTGAAGGCCGAAAATGGGGGTAAAGAGCTAACCGAGACAGATAAGGAACGGCTTGAGAAAATCGCGGCCGACAATACCTGGTCGCCGGAGATCATCTACATCGAGCCGACCGAGGTCCGCCGAATTGCGGATCTGAAGAGCCAACCGGTCGATCCGGCTCCAGAGAAGCCCGCGGACGAAACGCCCGCCGAGGGAGAGACGACGCCAGAGGAAACGCCCGGGAATGAGCACGCCGTCCCATCTTCGGTCGAGCCCAAAACGACCGCCGACGCCCTGGAAGAGATGGCGATCGTTCCCACGACGCAGCCAGTCCCGATGATCACCTGGAAGCCGGTCGAGACCTCGCTGACCGCTTTGAAGGTCGAGGAAGTCTTTATGATCTGGCTGAAGGCGGGCCTGGTTTGCGGCGCCATTATCGCCAGTCCGGGTATCTTCTGGCATATCTGGAGTTTCATCGCGGCGGGACTCTATTCGCACGAGAAAAAATATGTCTGGATTTACCTGCCGTTTAGCCTGGGGCTGTTTTTCGGCGGCGCCGCGCTGGCCTACTTTTACGTCTTCGCCCCGGTGCTCGACTTCCTGTTCAGCTTCAATCTGTCGCTCGGCATTGATCCCGATCCGCGGATCAGCGAGTGGATGAGCTTTGCCCTTTTGCTCCCGCTCGGCTTCGGGATTAGCTTTCAATTGCCGCTGGTCATGCTTTTGCTAAACCGGATCGGACTTGTCGAGGTAAGAGCTTATACCGAGCATTGGCGAATCGCCCTGTTGGTGATCTGCGTCCTCTCGGCATTGTTGACCCCGGCCGATCCGCTCAGCATGTTGTTGCTGGCAGTTCCCTTGTCGCTGCTGTACTTTGGCGGTATCGGTTTGTGCCTCTGGATGCCTGGTCGTAAGGCTCCGATGGCGCCGATTCGCTAA
- a CDS encoding peptidase associated/transthyretin-like domain-containing protein, protein MKSQIFALLFAAAIIVGCRPASPANISEVTGTVTVDGKPADSATITFAPIPSGKSSYGRTDDAGHYHLVYTTDIEGALIGEHAVTIANEPAPGQATPAVMVPRQYGKAGKLTANVAPDQKNQIDFALTTKAK, encoded by the coding sequence ATGAAAAGCCAAATTTTCGCGTTACTATTTGCAGCTGCCATCATCGTCGGATGCCGGCCAGCTAGCCCGGCAAATATCTCGGAAGTTACCGGCACGGTCACTGTCGACGGGAAACCGGCCGACTCGGCGACGATTACGTTCGCGCCGATACCATCCGGGAAGTCATCTTATGGCAGAACCGATGACGCCGGGCACTATCACTTGGTCTATACGACCGACATCGAAGGAGCGCTGATCGGTGAGCACGCAGTTACGATCGCCAACGAACCGGCCCCCGGCCAGGCGACGCCAGCGGTGATGGTTCCGCGGCAATATGGAAAGGCGGGCAAACTGACCGCCAATGTTGCTCCCGATCAGAAGAATCAAATCGACTTCGCGTTGACGACCAAAGCGAAATAG